The DNA window attttttttagaaactaaaATCCCGTAAAATTAACACTTACATAAACTAATATTACTAAAATCAAACTTAAGGTTATTGAACAAGAAATCAAACCAGAGATGGGAAGATGAAAGGTTTTGTCAGCACCAAATTTACAATGAGgggttatcaaaaaataaagatccctaagataaaataaagaataaataggaagaagagagaaattgtcgaattttaaaatcatcaatgaaatttTCATTGGTAATTATATCATATACTTAGATACGTAAGCAAtgttgatgatatatttttttatttttttgttctattattgttttaattgaaaattatcaatttaatttttttttgtcattttcatcggtaaacaacaacaaatattttctatttatattttagttttttttaatattttctttgtcattttcatcggtaaacacatcaaatattttctaattttctaataGTGAAATTTGTTCCACCATATTTCTTTCTATCGGTCATTATCGCTCTCTTTGGTACTCTTGCTTCATTGATGACATAAACACATTCAAAAAACAGAAACCATGCACCCTAATTCTATTACACATCAATCTACTTTGACAAAAATGCAAATTTGGTATACTATCTTTGATTAATGTTCTATTTTAAGTACCCAACCTCCAATCAACCTATTCAAGTTCCTCACTTTAATTTTCCTAATGTTATACCCATGGTTAGTTAGTTCCACGAATACATTGGTGACATTGGCCATTATCTCTTTCCATGCCAAAAATATGGACATGAATTGGAAAAAGAGAACGAATTATTTAGTACccaatcttttatttaatttttatttgagtatctcaaattcaatattatttatttgagtaCCTcgacttttatttttcaatgcaGTATTCTTCATGCCTGACGTTAGAAAAGTGATGACATGGGAGTTGAGATTGAAAACAATATATgagaaaatgaatatttaattaacattgtaaaaaaaaattgaaaacaaaataaaatgttggtAAAATAAGAATTTACATTGGATATAAAAGACCATTTTAGTACCCCTTTAAAAGCCAAATCAACACCGATTGAAATTCACAACCACGGCAATGGTGTTTAATTCATGTTGGTGGTGCTAAAATGTTCATCCATGATGTTGAGATGTGTTAAAACAACTATCCGATTACCCATCATGATGTATTATAATTCTTAAAGATTTCAATAGAAATTAATCCTATATataaattagagaaattaaaaaagaccacaaaatacataataagaattaaaaattacatgtcATAATATGTGGTGGCaccaaaatcattttaaaaacccAATAATTGTCTCAAAATAGTTAAgaattctaataaaataaaaatatcaaataaaaaaataaaatactatactATGTGGAAGCactagaataataataaaaaaaccctctaAAGCCCTAGAAAAGAAGATAATTATGTTCATCCAAAAATAtgagatttaattaatatacacaaatgataataaaatgagaTTAGGGAAGACGACctggcttcttcttcttgatgatGATACATTCAATTAACCTTTTCTGTAAAAAGGTTAAATGTAGTTAAGATATTaatctattattttcttgattatatTCATTTTCACATTTTTCAATATGAATCCACATTTGTTTGCTATGTAACTTAGGCTCTGTACGTAGTACACCTGCTATATACGTAATTAACCTgtattttgcataaaaaaatatttttattcttttatgtttttttttttatatatatctgaaACACATGTTTCACCTGTAGTGCAACATGTTGCCAAACAGGTTCTTGATACGAAGacagatgagaaaaaaaataaaataaaaacaagcaaCTCAACTCAAATAGATGAATTGCAGGTTGgatacttgaataaaaaatcaatccacCGTTAGTACTAAATTTGCAGTTCGCTTCCTCTTGTCTTTCCCCCCATGAAAGGAATCTCCTGCGTCAACGAATAGTATATATTGGGACGCACACCAGCTGCAACATGTGGAAACCCATGACGTTTTTATAtctcgttttcttttttgtaaatgCAATACACTACAGTGGTGTCGAACTAGACCCCTGAAATGATGCAGGGCTCGGCAAACGCCAAAATCATCACGAGGGTTCTAGCTTTTTTAGGCCTTGCAGAAAAGCTGAGAtccgcttttttttttcttttctttctaaggTAACAAAAAAGGGCCGAAGGCCGTAAAGCACAGAGAGAGACAAACTAACCTAATTTCCAGTCTCTTTATAATCACCAATACAACAGAAATCCTTCCATTCCATAGCCTCTCCTACATAAATTTTGGAGGCTCAGGAAAGAAACATGTCTCCCTAACGTCTTTGCCATCCACTTCAACCTTACTGTATGCTACCACTATAAGCAGCCAGTAGCGTCTACAATTAATGGATCACGTAACAAGAGCTCTTACCTGCACAGCACAGTTGTGACTTGCGAAAGCCATCGAACTGCCTTATGTCCCCGTCAACCACTTCTGTTGGTCCCTCAGCTACGTTTTGAAAACGATTTAATTTGTCGTCGTTTGGGCTGTGAAAAGGAATGGAAATCGGTTGCTAGAGGACCTGGGCTGGGTAGTTCCAGCTAAGGGAAAACGATTGACGCCAATTTTACAGTATATTGGCTTATGAATTGATTCATGGAAAAAGAAACCCAAGAAATTTAGAGGGGCCAATCTAGCTTTGTTTCCAGTCGCCCTCAATTTACATATTTAAAGATTCCCCGCGACTGCTAAAGCGACCACAAAGTTAGGCAGCCAGCTTTCTCATCTAATTATCATATACTTTGGAGAGGATGCATGTGGGAGTGAAAGGTCTGGAAACCAAGCCCCACATCACATATACCGAATAGAAAGCTCAAGGAACCACCAAACTAAGCACTTTCCTAGCTGCACCATAGGATGCGGACAGATAATGGCCAACAGCACTCTCATTTGTTTCAATGATCTAATCTGCATGTAGAAACCTGACTTACCATAAGAGTTCACTGAGGTAACATTTGTTTACTTTCCTCAAATATATGATATAGAGAAACGGTGAGGTTAAACGATACAAGACATTATACAAGATGATGACAAAAATGTATTTGTTCGTGGTGTTGAAGATatagtaatttgttttatatcttgtttaattgatagtaaataaaacataaaaatatatatataaaaaattattttatttttaattactttaaacttatatatttaatttttttaactttaatttatatcaaatgttaaaattaataattatataataactttAGATATAAAACCAAGACGAGCATCAACCCCAAGGCCTCCACCGATTCgggtttgagaaaaaaaaagatttaatccagcatgatatgataaaaaaaacctgggTTAACTCACGATCCGGTTGACCTGTGGTAAACCCAGGTAAAAAAccaattgacttaaaaaaaaaacattttgtgttaaaacaatgtttttttttattatcatatatatatatatatatatatataaaaatgtgaGTCAACTTGAGTTGACTCAGATTAACCTAGATTGACTCTCTcaactcatgactcgagtctTGCTCTCAGTTGAATTTTTAAACTATGATAGTAACTACATTTATCCTTACATGTCTTAGTTCAATAAttttagtattaatattttttaataaggaTATATTAGGAATAGAAAATAATAGATATtatctcatgttttgaaaatatagaaatttactCCAATATTGTCTAgagacatttatttttatgtttctatattttcaaatgagCACGTTTCTATTTCCATTGTCTTCATCTTTATTGTTGTAGGACAAAAATCTACCTTATTAACATAATATAGTTAGCAACTAGCTATTTGACTAGTGTTTCCCCACAAGTTGAATaacttttttatgcaaaaaacaataatgaatatGAAGGCTTTTCCAACGTgttttttgaccaaaaaaaaaaacaaatcctaatcataaattgaaaagattatacattcatttaattaaataaatcaagaaatatttgtgccaataaatgaaaaaaaatattaacgcGTCTATTAGACTCACTTCATCGTTggtcagataattttttttccaacacaaATAGAACtcattgataataatattgacCTTTTTCATGAACTAAATTGATGTCAATCGAAACTCTTTACAACTAGAGTCTAGtgattttctctttcctctctcaagccatagattgaaaaataagaaaaacaaaattatgtattgcaattgaaaatttgaaataataagtgaccaaaaatttataatttaaaaaatggacTAAAGTGAGTTTTCcccctattttttaaaatgccacctttttcttcttgttttacactttaatcctgttttgttttttttcaattttttccctcGTTAACAATTCTTGATAAATTAGTCATGATTTGAGCATAAAAAGGATACAATTGAAGAGATAAAGATGCAATTGAAGAGATAAACATCGAGaactaaattataagaaaatcattATTGATTACTACAGTGAAAGTGAAAGCACCAAGAGTTTTAGAGCTTCTTATAACAAGTTTGTAAACATTTAAACTACAtgccaaaaatcaaaatataagcACTCAAAGTAGTAATTAGCCAACCTCCTAGGTGTTGATAACACATTTATTGTGAATTGAAAAGTTGAtacatggatttaataaaataaaataaaaatatatgtatttttttaatgaaaatatttttttgattataaacatcattttttaaataaaaaaacttggaatgatattaaaaacaattttaataaaaaaaaatgtgtctTACTATTTTGTAtataatcaaaggaaaaaaaatgattaatttgacaaaattattttaagaatttataataaaaatatataaacttcatTTCATTTAGTATTCATGAtcacaaacttaaaaaaacatgtatggtaggttcatatataataatcaataaaataattgctaatattattataaaaaaattattataatctcatctgaaaaaaataaattttaatagtatttaatggaataaaatccgaaatataattttttttattatattgagtTTTGACTAActttaaggaaaaagaataatCATGAATGACgacaaaaaaagtgaaaaacaaatgCTATAAccttatttgaagaaaaaaaaaacaattagaattaaatagtatttaatgaaataacatcctaaatataatttcaattacttcgttaaaaattaagaaaaaaataaaaaggttgtttAAAAAATGCTTAATCGCCTGTAACTTGGAGGGCCAGCATGagtggccaaaaaaaaaaagatgaggcGCGCGCGGGCTTGCAAATCAAGCCTGCATGGTCTGCAAGTAAAGCAAATGATGCATTGTTTGCCAGTGCATGTTCCTGCCACTTAACGTAGTCGAAAAGTTAAGTTCCGACTTCTTTGACCCAACAAACCTATTTTTACCCCTTTTTTCACATGAAAACAGTTAAGAAACACCATAGAAAGCTTAAGAAACCAATTTCTAACCTTAAACCATCCTTtaatttgtagaaaaaaaacacaaaaataacctaaattaattaaaaaaataaatgttttgacGTACTTTTTCCGACcatataaacaatgaaaaacatcTCAACGACATTTCTCTCATTAAATAACTCATTGACAcatcaagatttatttatttttgttaccaAAATGTAATCAACCGACTAttctctttccttctttattttttaaacttgagaATTGAAacgtgaataaaataaaattttgaattaaaatttaaaatcctaaAACTAAACGGTCAAAAAATTAGagttaataaataatacttagAGTGAACATACCTTTTCACACATTTGAAATAAACGTCgttattttttctagttcacaggtctttattttttctagttcacaggtcttttttttctcttaatcttCTTTATACTACAAATTCAAACCATACCTCAAGAACattcaaagagaaaaaacaatcaacccCAAAACACCACAAACAGAAATGTAAGGATGCAATCGAATAAACAAAAGTTCagtaaccaaaacaaaaaaaataatccactATTAAACTCAATAATGAAATGTTTAAGTATGCACATAGCTATAGCTATAGCGAAAAACCCaaaagatttagtttttttaactaGTTTCGTTGACCACTCTCCGTTGTGGGTATGAATTTGAAACTTTCagacaacttttttttagtcTTCCTGTGAGAAAAAAGTTACGAAATTGAAATGGCAGTGACTGGAGATTCAGTTTCATTTTGCACAAAGTTTTTTTGGATACTAAACACGCACAACGTTAAGTTTgggttaaataataataataataataataataataataataataataattcaggttaaaaattaaaagtaagtaatttaatttaatttaaccaaaGTTACAGTGCTGTGAAAGTGCGCCATACGCTGATAACAGCTGTGTGATACGCCAAAGATACACGAAATTTCTCAACTGTACAGAGATTAGCTCGACAGACATCCTTTTCTAACTCGATACCTTTATCCTTCACTTGAGGAACAGGTTGTAAACAGTAGCCAGTGCAAGAACGTTACACATATTCAAATATCCTTCAAGTTCCGACTTCTATACAAAGATATGATAACCTTTATGCAGAACTGCAGAAGGATTGGAGGCTTTTAAACACGAAAAACGACCACTCTTTTAACACATGCCCAACTTACTTGTCTGCATTTATTCCAAAGATCCGAACCTTGTGCATATTCGGGAACTTGGCAACAACAAGCACCATCACAGCAAGAGTGTTGAAAATGAGCATTGGATGTTGATAGTCAGTGGTGTGTGAGGCTATCAAGTACCTGCCAGAGACAGCAAATGGAAgtataatctcaatttcaagcaTGGGAAAACAGCATCAAAGTAAATTTAAGATCAGTGTAAAAGAATGCGTAGCTTGAATGGCCAACCAATGCATGAAATGAAACACAAAGGGCTTGCCAACGCAAGTGTGTTCTATTACAAATACATGTCAAGGGAAAACTTAGTGCTGAGTCACTACTGTCTAGAACACAGCTAATGTGCATGGAAAAGGTTAAACAGCTACCTGGTGCTCTGGTTTAGACACACACAACTCGAATTTTTCCCATCATCTAGGCAACTTGAAGACAGAAACATCGCATTGCTCTATGGAACtagaattataaaaatctaGCCTGAACCTAGGAGCCAACCAATTCAAGCAGATTTTAATTGGCCCATGGAAGCTGCGTAACTCCAGTAACCAATATGCTAACCCATGTGAGATGCATCATGCTTCTCCAAATCAATTTAAGTATGTCACCCAGGAAAGACCGGCATCTCACTAAAGAGTACAATGAATTCTTACAATATTAGATTATTCGCATTCAGTGATTGCTTCCAACTTAACTCAAATTGTACTCCATTGCTATCAACATTAGGCATCAAAAAGTTCAAGCTTTGACAGGATTCAAAGTGCATAGTCTATCATGGAAAGGTAATTAATGAGATTTTAATTTGCTCATGTCTTCCCAAAAACATAATTACATCTCATGGACAGTGAAAAACAGGGGCAAAAGTATTCACtgtaatccaaaaaaaaagaagcagaaggCCCAGAAAAGGACAGCTACGAACACTGCATCCACACACAAATGAGAGAGGTTTCCAAGCTTCATGACAATGAgttccacacacacacatatatatataattcaatcaTTCTGTGCATATATTATAAACAACAAGATTGACGAGGAGCATAAAGCAAGCAAGAAAATTTTGCTTAACATGCATTTGGCTATGAACCAATCaaccaacaaatttttttaggtGAGGAAATAGGGAGCATGTCAGTATGCGTGCACACATGCATacttataaatacaaaatttctTTCAGAAAACTTACAGCACCACAGGTACAACAGTTAGAAACTTTCTGTTGCGTGTAAGCTGCTTCCCTTTATCTATCTGTTCCCACCAGGTCAGCCGATTATAGATCCCCTGGTCTTCAGCAAATGGGGTTCCTTTCTTCCAGTGGAAAAAGTGATAAGTGATCTGAAGAGCGAAGCATTCTAATCACTCATTGTTCAACAAAAAATGGAGCAACTAAGCTGCGACTGGAAATGAAGACAGATAGAGCACTGAAATGAACATAGAACTTGTCATAATAGTGAATGATGATTCATGCAACAGTTGTACAGGTGGTAGAAAACAGGCCAACGTTAAGCCATTTGtaatgcaaagaaaaagaaaaatgatactTGTTAAAAAGTTCCTACTCTGCTATTGCTAACAGCCACAAAAGCAttcattcaattcaattataCACTATTTACCTACTGTTTCTATTCAAACAATACACGCATACCccaatgacattttttttattttcaaatctgcAGTGAACACACCCTATACCAAACAGTTCGTAATGAGGGAAAATAGTAAcactccacaaaaaaaaaaggatatacaAAAATTTCCTT is part of the Populus trichocarpa isolate Nisqually-1 chromosome 2, P.trichocarpa_v4.1, whole genome shotgun sequence genome and encodes:
- the LOC7457410 gene encoding uncharacterized protein LOC7457410; this translates as MANLYVTAVPTADLNRNTEWFMYPGVWTTYILILFFFWLIVLAIFGCSPGLAWTIVNLSHFAITYHFFHWKKGTPFAEDQGIYNRLTWWEQIDKGKQLTRNRKFLTVVPVVLYLIASHTTDYQHPMLIFNTLAVMVLVVAKFPNMHKVRIFGINADK